In the Euryarchaeota archaeon genome, one interval contains:
- a CDS encoding MIP family channel protein: protein MTEPRKLLAEMLGTFLLVFIGTTAIVGTGGLGGGFPFLGQVGIALAFGLALLAGVYAFGGISGAHFNPAVTVAMWWSKKIGSKDAGSYIAAQLVGALLASGALFLIMRGAVGYTPVGNELGASGYGTLQVTSALLSEVVLTFLFLTVIFNVTCREAPPGFAGLAIGIALVGIHLAGIPLSGASVNPARSLGPSIVSAVLGSTTSIAVVWVYIVGPVVGGLVAAVTYRWMHPDCK, encoded by the coding sequence ATGACCGAACCGCGAAAACTTTTGGCAGAGATGCTTGGCACGTTCTTGCTCGTCTTCATCGGGACCACCGCTATCGTCGGGACCGGTGGGCTCGGGGGAGGCTTTCCGTTCCTCGGACAGGTCGGTATCGCCCTTGCCTTCGGATTGGCCCTTCTTGCAGGCGTCTACGCCTTCGGCGGCATATCGGGCGCCCACTTCAACCCGGCCGTGACGGTCGCCATGTGGTGGTCGAAGAAGATCGGTTCGAAAGATGCGGGCTCGTACATCGCCGCGCAACTCGTCGGAGCTTTGCTTGCCAGCGGTGCTTTGTTCCTTATCATGCGCGGAGCCGTGGGCTACACCCCCGTCGGGAACGAACTGGGCGCGAGCGGTTACGGCACGCTCCAAGTGACCTCGGCACTCCTTAGCGAAGTGGTGCTCACGTTCCTCTTCCTCACCGTGATCTTCAACGTCACGTGCAGGGAGGCGCCGCCGGGATTCGCAGGACTCGCGATCGGCATCGCACTTGTCGGGATCCACCTCGCAGGTATCCCACTGTCGGGAGCATCCGTGAATCCAGCGCGTAGCCTGGGGCCGTCGATCGTGTCCGCGGTCTTGGGTTCCACGACATCGATTGCCGTCGTCTGGGTCTACATCGTCGGCCCCGTCGTCGGTGGCCTGGTCGCGGCCGTCACGTACCGGTGGATGCATCCGGACTGCAAGTAG